In one window of Mus pahari chromosome 3, PAHARI_EIJ_v1.1, whole genome shotgun sequence DNA:
- the LOC110318440 gene encoding olfactory receptor 1G1-like: MGFSDHPEQQPLLFTLFLVMYLVTLLGNLAIILAIVSDQHLHTPMYFFLANLSFIDTCFTCTIVPKVLTNIQTQHQTISHTGCLLQMYFFMTLTMLDDFLLAVMAYDRYVAICLPLHYTTIMCPQRCLLLVATSWLCSNLLALSLTLQMAQVSFCASHSIPHFFCDLLPLLKLACSDTHTFQLMIFAEAALSGVLPLTCVLVSYAHIMHTILRIPSSGGKHKVFSTCGSHLTVVTLFYGTLFLVYFQPSSSYSADTGIVASIVYTMVTPMLNPFIYSLRNKDMKGALWKLFGLRKHCNL; the protein is encoded by the coding sequence ATGGGCTTCTCTGACCACCCAGAGCAGCAACCTCTCCTGTTCACACTCTTCTTGGTAATGTACCTGGTGACTTTATTGGGGAATCTGGCCATCATCCTGGCCATTGTCTCTGACCAGCATCTTCAtacacccatgtacttcttcctagCCAACCTGTCCTTCATTGATACCTGCTTCACCTGCACCATTGTCCCCAAAGTGCTGACCAACATCCAAACCCAGCATCAAACCATCTCCCACACTGGGTGCCTTCTGCAGATGTATTTCTTCATGACACTGACCATGCTTGATGACTTCCTATTGGCTGTgatggcctatgatcgctatgtggccatctgccttCCACTACACTACACCACTATCATGTGTCCCCAAAGATGCCTGTTGCTGGTGGCCACATCCTGGCTCTGCTCTAACCTCCTGGCCTTATCACTCACACTCCAGATGGCTCAAGTCTCCTTCTGTGCCTCCCATTCCATTCCACACTTTTTCTGTGATCTTCTCCCACTCCTCAAGCTTGCCTGCTCAGACACCCATACCTTTCAGCTCATGATATTTGCTGAAGCTGCTCTCTCAGGTGTGCTCCCTCTCACTTGTGTCCTAGTCTCTTATGCCCATATCATGCACACTATCCTCAGGATCCCCTCTTCTGGGGGAAAGCATAAAGTCTTCTCCACCTGTGGTTCACATCTGACAGTGGTCACTCTGTTCTATGGAACTCTCTTTCTAGTGTATTTCCAGCCATCATCCTCCTACTCAGCAGACACTGGAATAGTGGCATCCATTGTTTATACAATGGTCACCCCCATGCTCAATCCTTTTATCTACAGCTTGAGGAACAAAGACATGAAGGGAGCTTTGTGGAAACTGTTTGGCTTGAGAAAACACTGTAATCTGTAA
- the LOC110318433 gene encoding olfactory receptor 5C1 gives MSSENFTWSRVMPAEFILLGITDRWDMRVTLFLIFLPIYLVSLLGNVGMVLLIRIDARLHTPMYFFLANLALLDTFYSSAIGPKMLVDLLLSRATIPYVACALQMFVFAGLADAECCLLAVMAYDRYVAIGNPLLYTTIMSPRLCLALLGASGLGGAVSAFVHTTFTFRLSFCGSLEVNSFFCDIPPLLAISCNDTSLNELLLFAVCGFIQTATVLAIAVSYGFIAVAVIRMQSAEGRRRAASTCGSHLTAVAILYGTLIFMYLRPSSSYALDTDKMASVFYTLVIPALNPLIYSLRNKEVKEAFQRTWHRFCCPGRSTRDWSQEAP, from the coding sequence ATGAGCTCAGAGAACTTCACCTGGTCCAGAGTTATGCCTGCTGAGTTCATTCTCTTGGGGATCACAGATCGTTGGGACATGCGCGTGACCCTCTTCCTGATATTCCTGCCCATCTACCTCGTCAGCCTGCTGGGAAATGTGGGCATGGTGCTACTCATTCGTATAGATGCCAggctccacacacccatgtacttcttcctggcCAACCTCGCCCTGCTGGATACTTTCTATTCCTCTGCCATTGGCCCCAAGATGCTGGTTGACCTCCTACTGTCCCGTGCCACCATCCCTTATGTAGCCTGTGCCCTCCAGATGTTTGTCTTTGCGGGGTTGGCCGATGCTGAGTGCTGCCTGTTAGCAGtcatggcctatgatcgctatgtggccattGGGAACCCTCTCCTCTATACCACAATTATGTCACCACGTCTATGCCTGGCCCTCCTTGGGGCATCAGGCCTGGGTGGAGCAGTGAGTGCCTTTGTACATACAACTTTCACCTTCCGCCTGAGCTTCTGTGGCTCCCTGGAAGTCAACAGCTTCTTCTGCGATATTCCTCCACTGCTTGCCATCTCCTGCAACGACACCAGTCTCAATGAGCTCCTCCTTTTTGCTGTCTGTGGCTTTATCCAGACAGCCACGGTGTTGGCTATTGCTGTGTCTTATGGATTCATCGCTGTTGCTGTGATCCGCATGCAGTCAGCTGAGGGCCGTCGGAGGGCAGCTTCCACTTGTGGCTCTCACCTCACAGCTGTGGCCATACTATATGGGACCCTTATTTTCATGTACCTGCGTCCCAGCTCCAGCTATGCCCTGGACACGGACAAGATGGCATCTGTGTTCTATACTCTCGTCATCCCAGCTCTCAACCCACTCATCTACAGTCTTAGAAACAAGGAAGTCAAGGAAGCCTTCCAGCGCACTTGGCATAGATTCTGCTGCCCGGGGCGGAGCACTCGTGACTGGTCACAGGAAGCTCCCTAA